From Cheilinus undulatus linkage group 18, ASM1832078v1, whole genome shotgun sequence, the proteins below share one genomic window:
- the LOC121525990 gene encoding gap junction alpha-10 protein-like, protein MGDWNLLGSILEEVHIHSTIVGKIWLTILFIFRMLILGAAAEDVWDDEQSEFVCNTDQPGCKTVCYDRAFPISLIRFWVLQVIFVSAPSLVYMGHALYCIQTLEKERHRKRAQLKEELEDAGKAAEEHKRLEKELKKLDEQKKVKKAPLRGSLLRTYIIHILTRSVVEVAFILGQFVLYGVHLEPLYKCERLPCPNSVDCYISRPTEKTIFMIFMIVIAGVSLFLNILEISHLGFKRIKQTLYGEKYTEDDSLIFRNRRKTSFPQLCVMSNVSPHNGPLTQTFKVIPEANIKPPFLNTGLKAGQESQGQYSLANPEQSSIICPQPRLSTASRQSCSIQDPPTQEQPEPEGHTSTVDEQPGRSSAGSNEEGITTVNDYESDEDEQLEPCNIEELLANIRHSISEQYEDERRDSIASGVLFPNPRKTSFMMRPPSESLSSTTGSASPSVNASEDSDELGSLQGDAPNAAAGGRRMSMSMFLDISSIMKK, encoded by the coding sequence ATGGGTGACTGGAACCTGCTGGGCAGCATCCTAGAAGAGGTCCACATTCATTCCACCATCGTAGGAAAGATCTGGCTCACCATACTCTTCATCTTCCGTATGTTGATACTGGGAGCTGCCGCTGAGGACGTATGGGACGATGAGCAGTCTGAGTTTGTCTGCAACACTGACCAGCCGGGCTGTAAAACTGTCTGTTACGATCGTGCCTTTCCCATCTCCCTCATTCGATTCTGGGTCCTTCAAGTCATCTTTGTTTCTGCCCCCTCACTGGTCTACATGGGCCATGCCCTTTACTGCATCCAAACACTCGAGAAGGAGCGTCACCGGAAACGAGCCCAGCTGAAAGAGGAgttggaggatgctgggaagGCAGCGGAAGAACACAAGCGCCTGGAGAAGGAGCTGAAAAAGCTAGATGAACAGAAGAAGGTGAAGAAGGCTCCTCTCAGGGGCTCTCTGTTGAGAACCTACATCATCCATATCCTTACACGCTCTGTGGTGGAGGTGGCCTTTATTCTGGGCCAATTTGTGCTCTATGGAGTCCACCTGGAGCCACTCTATAAGTGTGAGAGGCTCCCTTGCCCCAACAGCGTGGACTGTTACATCTCCAGGCCTACAGAGAAGACCATCTTCATGATCTTCATGATTGTCATTGCTGGTGTGTCACTTTTCCTCAACATCCTGGAAATATCCCACCTGGGCTTCAAGAGAATCAAACAGACTCTTTATGGAGAGAAATACACAGAGGACGACAGTTTGATTTTCAGAAACAGAAGGAAGACGTCCTTCCCGCAGCTCTGTGTGATGAGTAATGTATCACCTCATAATGGGCCTTTGACTCAGACCTTTAAAGTCATCCCGGAGGCAAACATAAAGCCTCCTTTTTTGAACACTGGGCTCAAAGCCGGTCAGGAGTCACAGGGACAGTACAGCTTAGCTAATCCTGAACAGTCCAGCATCATCTGTCCCCAACCACGATTGAGTACAGCATCAAGACAGAGCTGCAGCATTCAAGACCCCCCAACTCAAGAACAACCAGAACCAGAGGGCCACACATCCACAGTGGATGAGCAACCAGGCCGGTCCTCTGCAGGGTCGAACGAGGAGGGAATTACAACAGTCAATGACTATGAATCTGATGAAGACGAACAACTCGAACCATGCAATATTGAAGAACTGCTTGCCAACATTAGGCACAGTATCAGCGAACAGTACGAGGACGAGCGAAGAGACTCAATAGCAAGTGGGGTTCTATTCCCCAACCCCCGAAAAACCAGCTTTATGATGAGACCACCATCTGAGAGTTTGTCCTCCACGACGGGCTCTGCCAGCCCTTCCGTAAATGCCTCAGAGGACTCAGACGAACTGGGCTCTCTGCAGGGAGACGCGCCCAATGCTGCCGCTGGGGGACGGAGAATGTCAATG